A genomic stretch from Gemmatimonadaceae bacterium includes:
- a CDS encoding asparaginase, translating into MVSHELDVIVTRGNAVESCHRVHAAVVDGCDRMLGRAGDPGLVTYWRSCAKPFQVMPLIECGGFDANRWGDEELALACASHGGEPEHVAIVEGMLGTLGLEEGDLACGPQEPLSPRGAKIVRESGMRVKRIHNNCSGKHTAMLALAQHQGWPINHYERADHPVQQAMLNQVALWSGVRPSQLEVAVDGCGAAVFGLPLDRMARAYAQLGLAAKRGEEIPARIVSAMASYPFLIGGTDRFDSVIIEETNGRVIAKVGAEGVHSAVILDLAIGITVKVEDGNPRAQYPALVRLLQELDALPDPLPPRLAEILRRPVKNSRGEVVGETTVRTDSAQRPLAAVEVATI; encoded by the coding sequence ATGGTATCACATGAGCTCGACGTCATCGTCACCCGTGGAAACGCGGTAGAATCCTGCCACCGCGTTCACGCGGCGGTAGTGGATGGGTGCGACCGGATGCTGGGGCGGGCCGGTGATCCGGGACTCGTCACGTACTGGCGCTCCTGCGCCAAGCCCTTCCAGGTCATGCCGCTTATCGAATGCGGCGGGTTCGATGCGAATCGGTGGGGAGACGAGGAGCTGGCCCTCGCCTGCGCCTCCCACGGCGGAGAGCCGGAGCACGTGGCGATCGTCGAAGGAATGCTCGGCACGCTCGGGCTCGAGGAAGGGGATCTGGCATGTGGACCGCAGGAGCCCTTGTCGCCGCGAGGGGCCAAGATCGTCCGCGAGTCCGGAATGCGCGTCAAACGCATCCACAACAACTGCTCGGGAAAGCACACTGCGATGCTCGCGCTCGCGCAGCACCAGGGATGGCCGATCAATCACTACGAACGCGCCGATCACCCCGTGCAGCAGGCAATGTTGAACCAGGTCGCTCTCTGGAGCGGTGTCCGGCCCTCCCAGCTTGAAGTCGCGGTCGACGGTTGTGGTGCAGCGGTGTTCGGCCTGCCGCTCGACCGGATGGCTCGCGCCTACGCCCAGCTCGGATTGGCCGCGAAGCGGGGTGAAGAGATTCCGGCACGCATCGTCAGCGCCATGGCCAGCTATCCCTTCCTGATCGGAGGCACCGACCGCTTCGATTCGGTCATCATCGAAGAGACGAACGGACGCGTCATCGCAAAGGTTGGAGCGGAGGGCGTGCATTCGGCCGTCATCCTCGACTTGGCGATCGGGATCACGGTGAAAGTCGAGGACGGAAATCCGCGGGCGCAGTACCCGGCGCTCGTTCGCCTGCTTCAGGAGCTCGACGCCCTTCCTGATCCACTCCCACCGCGCCTCGCCGAGATCCTCCGCAGGCCGGTGAAGAATTCGCGTGGCGAGGTAGTGGGAGAGACCACCGTGCGCACCGATTCGGCGCAACGTCCGCTTGCCGCGGTCGAAGTCGCAACGATCTGA